Part of the Nitrospirota bacterium genome is shown below.
AGAGATGCGGTTCTATGTCCCTCGTGGCACTGAAGGCACAGGAATGGCTGGCTTGCTGTAAGGAGATGCCGATGTTGACTGCCATGAGGTCTGTGGCAGGAAGAGCAGTCATCTGTGTTGTCAGCATGCTCAAATACGAAAGGTCCTTCTTTGTCAGCGTGGCACTGTGTGCAGGTTGCCTTTACAGTTTCTTTTCTCAGGTTCTTTTCCCCAAGCGTTCCATGCGGCTCATGACAATCTGTGCACAGAACCTTTTTTTCAAGCACAGGGTGATGGCTCGGAAGGGAAAACTCTAACTTTATAGCCTCGTGACATTTTGTACACATCTGAAATGTCTCCCTCGGCTTTACTATGAGGTCAGGACCTTCATGAATCTTGTGGCAGTCAGAGCATGAGACATCATTTATTGCATGTAAGCTCGTATTCCAGTTATGTAGATTGAATGTAGCATTTGCAGTATGGCATTTAAGGCATATGAGGCTCATTGCAGGTGCAGGAATTGGCTCCTGCTTAATAAGAGTCTTTTCAAGTCCTGTAAGTGGTATAAATGTCTCATACTTACACGCTGTCTCTATGCCTTTTTCTTTATCCGCCGTAACTGTTTCTTCTGTGATACCTTCTACTGCGAGTGAGCCTGGGCCATGGCAGGACTCACAGTCAACGAGGGGAAGCCCTGATTTTGCTGAAAGCTGTGCACCCATTGTGCCTGCCTCAAAATCCCTTTTTATCTTGTCATGTGTGTGGCATGCCTTAAGACAGTTGTTTGTGCCTATGTAGTTGGCGTCGAATCTTCCAACTATCATTTTTTCGTATTCTTTTATGGGCATTATGGGCTTAGATATTCTGAGGCTCTCGCACCCCGAAATAGCAATAAACAGAACGAAAGAGGCAAAGGAAGCAATAACGAAAAACTTTTTAAAAGAAACCATCTTACCTCCTAAAAAAAAGCAAGTATGTGATAAAATATCAAATTAAAATGGGGAATGTCAAGGGTAATTATTTTCCATGTCAAACTCATGAATAAGTTCAGATACATATGAGACTGAAATGTTGTATATAAATTATTTTTATTTCCCACCCACTCGCCCCCTGTCTTAAGGTATGGGGGCAAAGCCCCCATACCCCCTATTATTGTCATTCCGACTTGTTCGGAATCCATCTTTCTTTTAAGAAGGATTCCCGACGCGCTTCGCTTGCGGGGAAACCCTTCCCCAGAAGTCTCTATCAGATATGCTCTTTGAGCTTGGAGCAGTTAAAAAGGATATTATAGAAAGGGTATCTAAAAAGAGAATAGAGAGGCTCATATACCAGATTTTGCTCTGGCAGGACGGAGAGTTTCAGTTCGAGCTGGACGACCTCGATATAGACGGAAAGGTCGATGTTACCGACCATGGATGGGAGATGTCAAAGGGACTCTCGCCTGAATATCTTCTGATGGAGGGAGCAAGGGTTTATGACGAGACCACACACGGAGTTTTTATCCCTGAGGAAGAGTTCTCTGCCGAAACATCCGATGACGAATGGGACAGGGAATGGGCAGGCAGAGAGGAGGACAGGAGAAAGGACATATCCTCTTTGAAGGCACTCACACAGGAACTGAGATTTCCAAATTCAACCTCTGAGATAACCCTCCTCATACTCAGGTTTGCAAGCGATATATTTCAGAGGGGAGTGCTTTTTACGGTTGGAGAGCGGGATATACGGGGGCTTGGGCAATTCGGTCTCGATATGGAGGAGGCAGACAAAAAGATAAGACATATAATCTTTCCTTATAACAAAAGTCCCTTCCTTTCGGGCATTATAAGGGAAGGCCGTTCGTATAAAGGGGCTATAGAAAAAGACCTTGTTGTGGAATTAATATTTACTGAGCTGGGAGAGGAATGGCCTCAAAAAGCTGCATTCTTTCCGATTATTGCGAATGAAAAGGTGGTGGCACTGCTTTATTGCGATAACCAGTCTTCGGGTGAAGAGTTAGCAGAGGCAGAAGGGCTTGAGATATTCGTAAGCCAGGCAGGTCTTGCGCTGGAAAAGGCAATTCTTCATCGCAGGCTCAAAGAGCTTGAGAAACAGGAGCAAAAATGAAAAACATCCTCATCGTTGAAGATTCCACAACAACCAGAGCGATGATAAGGAGCCTTCTCGAGGATACAGGAGATTTCGACATGGTAGAGGCCGCAACAGGCTTCGATGCCCTTAAAAAACTTCCGACGAAAAACTTCGACCTCATTATAACCGATATAAATATGCCTGACATAAATGGCCTCGAGTTTATAAGCTTCGTAAAGAGCGACCCGAGATATGCCAACATTCCACTACTGATAGTCAGCACAGAGAAAAGCGAGGAGGATAAAAAACGCGGCATGGCATTGGGTGCAAATGCATATATCACAAAGCCATTTAAGGCAAAGGAGCTTCAGGATATGGTAAAGGACCTTCTAAAGTCATGAAAGGCTCGGAAAAAGAATTTATAGTGGAGTCCGAGGAAATCCTCGAAGATGCAGGCAGACTTCTTCTTGAGATTCAGGACACACATAAAACAGGCATTGACCCCGATACTGTAAATGCCCTGTTCAGAAGCCTGCACACCCTGAAGGGGCTGTCAGGCCTGTTCGGATACAGTAGTGTCACTGAAATCAGCCACGCACTGGAGTCCATACTCGATGAGATAAGACTCGGAAAATTAGAAATTACCGAAGATTCCATTAGATTCCTTTTCAAATATATCGATACCTTGAAATACATAATCTCCGAGCTAAGACAAGACAGGCAGATAGATGTAGAGGCATACCTAAAAGATATCTCCGACTTTAGAGTATCCATCACATCCGTGTCCTCATCCCAAAGTCTTGAGGGCGTTATCGATAGCTCAATCCTTAAGGTTCTATCAGAGTACGAGGAGCACAGGCTTAAGACAAATGTTAAAGAGGGCAAGGGGATTTATCTTGTGAGAGCTGTTTTCAGCCTCGATGATTTCGATAAATCACTGGAGAACTTAACAAAGGTCATAAAGTCCATAGGAGAGCTTATCTCTACCCTTCCAACATCCCAGAATCTGCCTCCAAATTCCATAGGGTTTAATCTCTTATTGGGAACCCTCCTGCCTGCCGAGGAAGTTAAAAAGACAGTAAAGTTCGATATGACCGAGCTTTTAGCTCAGAAGATTTCTCAACCTCAGGCTCCGCTCATAAAAGAGACATCCGTTAAAACAGTATCCTCGACAGTAAGGGTGGATATAGAGAAGCTCGATAGAATCTTAAACACAATCGGAGAGCTCACCCTCGCAAAGGGCGCAGTGGCAAGAATCAGCAATGAGATGGCTGAAAATTACGGCTATACCCCTGTTGTCATAGACATCCACAAGGTGTCTCAAACCCTCGAAAGAAGGCTCGTTGAACTTCAGGACCAGGTGCTCGAGATAAGGATGGTGCCTATAGGACAGATATTTGGTAGGCTTTCGCAGGTCATAAGGAGATACTCAAAGGATGTGGGAAAGCAGATAGAGCTTCTCATGTATGGCGAGGATACGGAATTGGATAAATCCCTTGCCGAAGAGATAATAGACCCGCTTGTGCATATTGTGCGAAACGCAATAGACCATGGCATAGAGCCTCCTTCGGAAAGGCTAAGTAAGGGCAAAAAGGAAATAGCAACTGTCTCCTTAAAGGCATTTCAGAGGGGAAACCATGTCGTTATCGAGGTAAAAGACGATGGTGCAGGAATAGATGCCGAAAAGGTCAGAAAAAAGGCTTTAGAGAAAGGATTGATAGAGGAGGGCATGAAGCTTCAAAAAAAGGAATTGATAGAGCTCATATTCATGCCGGGCTTTAGCACAAAAGAAATCGTAAGCGAGGTCTCGGGAAGAGGCATAGGACTCGATATAGTCAGAGATAAACTGTCCAGTTTTGGAGGCTTTGCAGATGTTGACACAGAAAAAGGCATAGGCACGACATTTACGCTTACCATGCCTATAACGCTTGCAATAATCAAATCCCTTATCGTAAGGGTAGGCAGGGAGAGGGTTGCCATACCGCTGACATCGATAACAGAAACATTTATTGTGGAGCATAGTTTAATCCAGAACATCGAGGCAAGGGAGGTCTATAACCTGAGAGGTGCCATGCTTCCCTTGATAAGCCTTAAGAGAATGTTTAGAGTTAATGACATTGCATCCAAGGAAGGAGAAAAAAAGTCCTTTGCAGTCGTTGTTGGTTTTGGCGAAAGAAGGACAGGGCTTTTAGTAGATGAGCTTATGGGACAGCAGGAGATAGTTATAAAAAGCCTTGGAGATTACCTGAAAGGGCTAAAGGGGTTTGCAGGCGCAGCCGAGATAGGTAAGCACGAGGTCATATTAGTTATCGATGTAGAGGGTGTAATAGAGGAATCCTTACTGAAACAAAAAAGTGGTATCCATGTATAAGGAATTCTATAACCTACATTTGAAACCTTTCAGCAAAACACCTGACCCGAATTTCCTTTTCTTAAGCCGGACTCACGAAGAGGCACTGGCAAGACTGCAATATGCAGTGGAGGAAAAAGAACTTATTCTCTTAACAGGAGAGATTGGCTGTGGAAAAACCACCCTTACCAGGGCACTCATAGACTCACTTGGAGAAAAACATAGGATAATACTTATTCTTAATCCGAGATTGACTCCATCTCAGTTTCTTAGGGTTATTGCAAAGAGATTCGAAATCGATGTGCCAACGAATTTCAAAGACAGTCTGCTCGATGCCATATACGAAAAGGTTTATGCGGATTACGAGGCAGGAATCACTCCTGTTATAATCATAGACGAATCACAGCTTGTCCCTGACAAGCAGACCTTCGAGGAGATAAGACTCCTTACGAATTTCCAGCTGGATGATACCAATCTTCTGAGCCTCATCCTCGTAGGACAGCCTGACCTTAGGAGAAAGCTCAATTATAAGACATACCAGCCGCTCAGACAAAGGATAGGGCTTTTCTATCATGTAGGGCCGCTTGCAGAAGACGAGATAAAAGGATACCTGAAGCACAGGGTCTCTGTTGCAGGCAGAGCCGACACCCTGTTTACAGAGGATGCTATTTCTGCCATCTACAGGTATTCAGGCGGCATACCGAGAATGATAAACAGTATAGCAAATGCCGCACTCATCGAGGGCTATGGTATGGGCTGTCATCTGATAGATATTTCACTCATAGAGTCAGCAGGAAGAGAGATGGGATTAGACCAGAGGAATAATTAATTCAGAAAATCCCCCATTTCTTTTTGACCTTTGCCCCTAAGATAGAGGCATGTATCTCTTTAATGGCATTCGATAATTCTGTCTGTTTTGCCTTCAGCTCCTTTATTTCCCTTGACAGCTCTAAGAAGGAGTTTTCTACTAAGGAGGAAAGTCTCGAAAAGCTCTTCAGGCTTAGCTCGGCTCTTGAGTCCTGAGCATCTTTCGATAACCTTTCGATTGCATCCTTTATGGAGCTAACAGTGGTTTGCAGGTCAAAAAAACCTTCTTTCAGTCCCTCTAATTCGGGGTAACCACTTACCACTGCCTCCTCTGGAATACTTGCCCTTAATATTTCTTGCTCTATCTCGGGAATTTCTTCCTTCAATCGAGGAGCTATCTCCTCTTTTATTTCAGGAGCCATCACCTCTGTTGTCTCGGAGATGAGCAGTTCCCTGATGTCGGAAATTACCTTCTCGTTTATTTGAGGAGTAGGCTCTTTTATCTCGAGAGCCTGCTCCCGAAGTTCGATTATCTGCTCTTCTTCTAAGGTTTCCACTTCCTCGGGGAGTTCTTCTGTAATGGGGACCTCTACAGGTGCTTGGAGAACTGCCTCTGAAGGTGCAGTCTCCTCTTCCATTGGAGCTATCGATATTCTGTGCTTTTTCGAGATATCTTTCATCAGCTCCTTAGTTATCAATTGAAATGTCTCCTCGACCCCAGTGCCATCTATAGCAGATGCAGACACATATGAATAGTCCTTTGTGTTGAGGTCCCTATTGAGCTCTTCTATGGAGAAGATATTATTCAGGTCTCTTTTGTTGTATTGGAGGACAACCGGTATATCGTCGGGGTCTATGTTGTTTGAGGTGAGGTTTTCCCTCATATCGAGAAGGCTTTCTATATTTTGTTCCCGCATGTCTTTTTGAGAGTCAGCGACGAACACAACTGCATCGGCACCCTTAAGCACGAGTTTTCTCGTTGCATTATATCTTACCTGTCCTGGCACTGTATAGAGCTGAAACCTTATGCAGAAATCCTTTATCTTTCCAAGTGTAATAGGCATGAAGTCAAAAAACAGTGTTCTGTCCGATTCTGTTGCTAAGGATATGAGCTTGCTTTTTCCTTCCTTATCTAAGATTGGATGAAGATACTGGAGGTTAGTGGTCTTTCCACTGAGGCCCGGGCCATAATAGACCACCTTTAGAGTTATCTCTTTTGAGGCGTAATTAAAAAGAGCCATTTCAGACTATAGCAAACACACCGTTTCTCGTAGTGTGTTTGACTCTGTACATTGCCTCGTCAGCTACCCTCAGAAGGTCCTCTTTTGTCTTTGCAGATTCAGGGTATGCGGCTACCCCAAAGCTCGAGGTTACCTTGAGGCTATAGCCTTCTCTCCTTAAGAATGTATTTTGCTCTATTGCCTTTCTGATTCTCTCTGCAATTATAACCGCATCCGCGGCATTGGTCTGTGGTAGGACAATGACGAACTCATCGCCGCCATATCTTGCAACTATGTCTATGGTACGAAGCTGGTTTATGAGTATCTGACCCATCTCCACTAAGACCTTGCTTCCAACGAGATGGCCGTAGTTGTCATTGATGAGCTTAAAGTAATCTATATCCATGAATATCAGAGACAGGGGCGAATGGTATCTATTGCTCCTTATGACCTCTGTCTCTATGGTTCTGTTCAGGTATCTCGTATTAAAGAGCTTTGTAAGGTCATCCGTTACCACAAGCTCTTCCATCTTCTGGTAAAGGGATGTCCTTTCGAGAGCAAGTGCGGTCTGACTCGTAAGCCTCAAAAGGAGATTAAGGTCATCGTCGTTAAACGGCTCGCCGGTCTTTTTATTTATGACCTCAAGCACAGCAATGGTCTTTCCCTTGCTTTTGATTGGCACACACATGAGGGATTTAGTATTGAAATGTGTTTCCCTGTCTATCTTCGAGCAGAACCTTTTGTCCGTTGAGACATCAGGCACAACCACAGGAATGCCTTCTTTTGCGACCCACCCTGCAATGCCCTCTCCGGGCTTTAACCTGAACTTCTTTATTGTCTTTTTTGCCCTGCCCTCTGTCTTTTCAAATACGAGGTCCCCTGTCTCCTCATCCACCATAAGGATTGACCATGCCTCTGCCTTTGTCAGGTCTTTTAGCTTTTTCATTATCAAGACTAATATCTTATTCGTCTCGATGGATGATGTAAGGACTTTATTTATTTCCTCAAAAAACGAAAGCTCCTTTGTAACGATATTGAGCTTGGATTTAAGGTCAAGGTTTTTTTTATATAGCTCTTTTTCTCTTAGTATGCGGTTTACATGGTATATGAGTTCCTCCGCAGAAGGTTTATGCACCGCAAAAGAAAAGGGCTTTTTAAGCCAAGGAAGTAGGCTCTTTTTTGAATTCTCAAATGATACGACCAGTTTCGGGATGTCTGCGGATGACCTGATGATGTCGCTAACACCTTTAGAGGCATTATCGATTACTAAGATGTCTGCTTTATCGAGCCCAGCTATGACCTTCTTCTGACCTAATGTAAAACTTCGTACCTCATAGCCTCTCGATAAAAAAAGCTCTTTATGGCTATCGAGGTTTTTACCTATTAAAAAAATCTTAGGCATTTACACACCACAGCATTTCTTGTATTTTTTCCCGCTTCCGCATGGACACGGCTCGTTTCTGCCTGTTTTTTTACCTCTTACTACTGGCTCTACACTACCCATATCTTCGCCCTTATTATAGCTTAATCTATGTTTATTTGCAGTCTTTTTTAAATCTGCCTGTACGCTGACCTGAATCTTAAACAGCCTACTTAGGGCTTCCACAGAGAGTCTCTCTGTCATGTCGGCAAACATGGAGAATGCCTCTTTTTTGTACTCTGTAAGCGGGTCCCTCTGTCCATATCCCCTCAGTCCAATGCCCTCTTTTAGATGGTCCATTGCAAGAAGGTGGTCTTTCCACTGAGAGTCAACTATCTGAAGCAGGAGCACCTTTTCGAGGTGCCGCATCATCTCAGAGCCTACCTCTTTTTCCTTGTTCTCGTAGGCAGTCTTTACTTCATTAATAAGGAACTCCCTTAAAGGCTCGGTTTCTTTAGTCAGGCTCTCAAAAGGCACTGATATGGAGAATATGCCGTATAAGGCATCCTTGAGTCCGTTAATGTTCCATTGCTCTATGTGTTTTCCTTCGGGGCAGTAAATAAATAGGAGTTCATCTATAGCATCCTCTGCCATCTCGAAAAGCCTTTCCCTAAGGTTTTCTCCTCCCTGAAGGATTTCACGCCTGAATGCATATATCTCTGTTCTTTGTTTGTTCATCACATCGTCGTATTCAATGAGATGCTTTCTTATATCAAAGTTATGTGCCTCGACCTTTTTCTGAGCATTCTCCACTGCCTTAGAAACCATCCTGTTTTCAATGGGTATGTCTTCTTCCATACCGAGCCTGTCCATCAGTCCCTTAATCCTGTCAGAGCCGAATATTCTCATGAGGTCATCTTCGAGGGATAGGTAAAACCTCGATGAGCCCGGATCCCCTTGTCTTCCTGAGCGCCCACGAAGCTGATTATCTATTCTTCTTGCCTCATGTCTTTCTGTGCCCAATATATGAAGTCCGCCTGCACTTATGACCCTTTCCCTGTCTTTTAAGCATATCTCTTTTGCACGCTCGGATGCCTGTTTTTGCTCCTCTAAAGGCTCTTTTTCGTCTGCAAGGAGTTCCTTTGTCAATCCTGCTGGATTGCCTCCGAGGATTATATCCGTGCCTCTGCCTGCCATGTTTGTGGCTATCGTAACTGCTTCACTTTTTCCTGCCTGTGCAATAATCTCTGCCTCTTTTTCATGGTATTTTGCATTGAGCACAGAGTGGGGGATGCCGATTTTTTTAAGCATCCTGCTTAGAACCTCTGATTTCTCGATAGATATAGTGCCAACCAAGACAGGCTGTCCTTTCTTATGCCTGCCTTGTATTTCATTTACGATGGCAGAGAACTTATTTTTTTCGGTTTTATAAATAAAATCCGATGCATCCGTTCTTATCATAGGCATATGGGTCGGAACGACTATGACATCGAGGTTATATATCTTGGCAAACTCCTCTGCCTCTGTGTCAGCAGTGCCTGTCATGCCTGAAAGCTTTCTATACATCCTGAAGTAATTCTGAAATGTTATTGTAGCGAGTGTCTGGTTTTCGGACTCTATCTTTACAGCCTCTTTTGCCTCTATTGCCTGATGAAGGCCATCCGACCATCTTCTGCCAGGCATAAGCCTTCCTGTGAATTCGTCCACTATTAGGACCTCTCCGTCTTTCAGGACATAGTCCACATCCCTCTTGAAAAGGTTATGAGCCTTTAGTGCCTGAAGCACATGATGAACAAGCTCTATATTCGATGGGTCATAGAGGTTTCCTGCACCAAGCAGTTGTTCAGTCTTTATATTGCCTTCCTCTGTGAGTATTGCTGTTTTTGCCTTTTCATCTATTGTGTAATCCGTGCCTTTTATGAGTTTAGGCACAATCTGATTTATCCTATAGTACTTACCAGTGGATTCCTCGGAAGGCCCTGATATGATAAGTGGGGTTCTTGCCTCATCGATGAGTATGCTGTCAACCTCATCCACGATTGCATAGTTAAGCTCTCTTTGGACATAGTGGGAGATATCGTACTTCATGTTGTCCCTGAGGTAGTCAAAGCCAAACTCGTTGTTTGTGCCGTATGTTATATCCGAGTTATAAGACATCTGTCTTTGCTCATCGGTCATGCCATGGACAATAACGCCTACACTCATACCGAGGAAGTTATAGATTGGTCCCATCCAATGTGCATCCCTTCTTGCAAGGTAATCGTTCACTGTGACTACATGGACACCCTTGCCTTCAAGGGCATTGAGGTAAACAGGCAGGGTGGCAACGAGGGTTTTTCCTTCGCCTGTTTTCATCTCTGAGATCTTACCTTCGTGAAGCACGATTCCACCTAAGAGCTGGGCATCAAAATGCCTCATCTCAAGTGTTCTCTTTGAGACCTCCCTTACAACGGCAAATGCCTCTGGCAAGATGTCATCGAGGCTTTCTCCTCCTCCTTCATCGAGCCTTTTTCTAAACTCATCTGTCTTAGCCCTAAGCTCTGCATCGGAAAGAGAGGCTATCTTTGGCTCAAGAGAGGTTATCTCTTCTACAAGAGGCCAGAGCCTCTTAATCTCCCTTTCGTTTTTTGTGCCAAAGATCTTTCTTAAAAGTATTTGAACCATATATCTTATAATAAATTACCTATGAGATTATTGCAATGGAGCGAATTGCCTCATCAAAAATCTTGACGAAAAGGGATACTCAGGTATTGGGGCTTTGCCCTAAACCCTACTTCTTTTCTTAAATGCATAAGAAAAGAAGCAACTGAGATTTAACAAAAGGGCTTCCTTAAGCAGTTACTGGCTTTTCTACCATTACTTTTTCAAATGCCTGAATAATAAGCTGTTTGGTGTCTGCTTTTTCTGAAGCTGAAAGAACTTCAATTCCAACAACATTGCCGTCTTTATCATAGTCCATGATTATATCTTCGGTTATCTCATCAGTATTAGCGATATCGGTTTCTTTTAGCCTGATATAAATCGCATCTGCTTCATGGGAATAATGTATTCTCATTAGTCTCCTCCTATATATTTCTTAACCTTGTCGGTTAAGTATACCGTGATAAGGCTTTCACCCTCTGTTACTACTCTAATAAGCTTATCACCCATTATCTTTTGATATATTTTACGGTTTTTCTTTCCAGTTACCACCTTATCAGGATTGTTAATAGCTTTTTCAACTAACTCTTTTGAAATTTTTCTCTCAATCAGTTGTATTTCTATATGGTCTGTCCACCTCCATTCCATAATAAATTATAGCATATTGATGTGTATAGATTTTCTTTTCATGTCAGGAAAGATGTGGGAAGGTTTTCTATGTTCTTTTTAGGGGTAATGCCATTATCTTTAAGGAATTGCAATGGTTTGCATGGTCTTATATATCACCAGTCAATTCCCTGTGACCTTAAAAACTCCTGAGCAGGCTCATAACCTAATCTTGCGGCTATTTTATAGTCATTAATAGCTCTCTGATAATCGCCTAAAAGACTATAAGCAAGCCCCCGATTGTAATAAGCCTTGGCATATTCAGGGTTTAACTCAATTGCCTTGTTAAAGTCCTTTATTGCCTCTTGATAATTGCCTACAAGACTATACGCAGAGCCCCGCATGGTATAAGCTACCGCATCTTCAGGGTTTAGCTCAATTGCCTTGGTATAGTCATTAATTGCCTTGTTATAGTCATTGATAGCCCTCTGAGAATCGCCTAATTTAGCATAAACAAGCCCCCGACTGTAATAAGCTACCGCATCTTCAGGGTTTAGCTCAATTACCTTGTTATAGTCTTTTATTGCCTCTTGATAATTGCCTAATTTTCCATAAGCAAGCCCCCGATTGTAATAAGCAGAAGCATAATCGGGCTTTATTTTTATTGCCTGCTTATATGCCTCAATAGCTTCTTTATACATGCCTGATTCGGTATAAACAACACCAAGATTAGTATATGCAACGCCTAGATTAAGACAAGCATATGCATCAGCAGGCTTTAACCGAATTGCTTGTTTGTATGCATTTATTGCATCTTTATTCATACCTAATCCATGCAAGACAACACCAAGATTAAAATGAGCATCAGCAAAATCAGGCTTTATCTGGATAGCCTGCATGAGTGCCTCTGTTTTTTCTTCATCCATACCTAACTGACCATATGCATTACCAAGATTAAAATAAGCTTCTTCATCATCAGGTTTAAACTGAATGGCCTGTTTATATGCTTCTATGGCTTCTTTATATCTTCCTAACTCGGCGTAAGCGAGACCAAGAAAAACATAGCCCACTTCGGAGGTAGGGGCAATTTTTACCATTTGGTTGAATACCTTAACTGCTTCTCTATGCATGCCGTATTTACTGTATGCAACGCCAAGATTAAGATGAGCATCAGCACTATCTGGATTTTTCTCAACCTCAGCCTCAGCCTTCTCAAGCTCATCTATAGGCTCAAGGCTTGAAGTCGTGGGTTCTGGCATTGATATTTCAGGAACAGGTTTTGTTTCATTTAATCCTCTGGCAATTAATCCCTTCTTTTTCTGAGGGTCAAACTTTACAAGGGAATCGGTTTTTTTAATTAATGGGTTTTTATTTTCTTTTTCCATTAAGCCAAATCCTTTGCAAGATTTTTGAATTCCTGTTTTACTTTCCTGAGGTCTTCTTCCTTTTGCTTTATTTCAGCCATTAACTTATCTTCCATTTCTTTTAATAAGTCTCTGTCCTGTGCGGAAGCCTCATCCGCTCTTTGTTTAAACTTATAAGTATCACTTCCCTTTATTGATAAAAGCTCTTCCTCAAGTCTTGAGATAATCTCATCAAGCTTTTCACTTTCATTTTGCAATCTTTGGAATTCTTCTTCTAAGGTCTCTCTGAAAAATGTTCTTTCAGGAGCTTTTAATCTCATGGCTAATTCTTCCATCTTCTCTAAGTCTTTATCATTATAAGCCTGATTTATCTCTGCCATTATTTTATGGAATCTCTCTTTTTCTTCTGGAGTTTGTGCCATGTCAGGATGATATTTTTTAGCAAGCTCTCTGTATAAAGATTTTAGCCTTTTTTCAGACTCTTCATCCAGTTCTGGCTTTTCTTTGACAGCCTCGTATTCTTCTGTATACCGCTCTGCCTCTTCTTTTTCCTCTCTGATTTGCTCATAGTCACTTCTGAAATGCTCTTTTATCGTCTTTTCCAAATCAACAAGATTTTTAACTTTCCCTGTTTTCAGTAGCTCAATCCTTTTAAGATACTCCTTTATTGATAGCTCCAACCCATCAAGGTTTACATACAGAATACCAATTTGACTATGGTATTTTGCCTCAAAGAATGCAAGCTCTCTTTTCAAACTGACAACCTCTTCTGATA
Proteins encoded:
- the secA gene encoding preprotein translocase subunit SecA, with translation MVQILLRKIFGTKNEREIKRLWPLVEEITSLEPKIASLSDAELRAKTDEFRKRLDEGGGESLDDILPEAFAVVREVSKRTLEMRHFDAQLLGGIVLHEGKISEMKTGEGKTLVATLPVYLNALEGKGVHVVTVNDYLARRDAHWMGPIYNFLGMSVGVIVHGMTDEQRQMSYNSDITYGTNNEFGFDYLRDNMKYDISHYVQRELNYAIVDEVDSILIDEARTPLIISGPSEESTGKYYRINQIVPKLIKGTDYTIDEKAKTAILTEEGNIKTEQLLGAGNLYDPSNIELVHHVLQALKAHNLFKRDVDYVLKDGEVLIVDEFTGRLMPGRRWSDGLHQAIEAKEAVKIESENQTLATITFQNYFRMYRKLSGMTGTADTEAEEFAKIYNLDVIVVPTHMPMIRTDASDFIYKTEKNKFSAIVNEIQGRHKKGQPVLVGTISIEKSEVLSRMLKKIGIPHSVLNAKYHEKEAEIIAQAGKSEAVTIATNMAGRGTDIILGGNPAGLTKELLADEKEPLEEQKQASERAKEICLKDRERVISAGGLHILGTERHEARRIDNQLRGRSGRQGDPGSSRFYLSLEDDLMRIFGSDRIKGLMDRLGMEEDIPIENRMVSKAVENAQKKVEAHNFDIRKHLIEYDDVMNKQRTEIYAFRREILQGGENLRERLFEMAEDAIDELLFIYCPEGKHIEQWNINGLKDALYGIFSISVPFESLTKETEPLREFLINEVKTAYENKEKEVGSEMMRHLEKVLLLQIVDSQWKDHLLAMDHLKEGIGLRGYGQRDPLTEYKKEAFSMFADMTERLSVEALSRLFKIQVSVQADLKKTANKHRLSYNKGEDMGSVEPVVRGKKTGRNEPCPCGSGKKYKKCCGV
- a CDS encoding DUF2283 domain-containing protein, whose product is MRIHYSHEADAIYIRLKETDIANTDEITEDIIMDYDKDGNVVGIEVLSASEKADTKQLIIQAFEKVMVEKPVTA
- a CDS encoding DUF4258 domain-containing protein, with the translated sequence MEWRWTDHIEIQLIERKISKELVEKAINNPDKVVTGKKNRKIYQKIMGDKLIRVVTEGESLITVYLTDKVKKYIGGD
- a CDS encoding tetratricopeptide repeat protein encodes the protein MEKENKNPLIKKTDSLVKFDPQKKKGLIARGLNETKPVPEISMPEPTTSSLEPIDELEKAEAEVEKNPDSADAHLNLGVAYSKYGMHREAVKVFNQMVKIAPTSEVGYVFLGLAYAELGRYKEAIEAYKQAIQFKPDDEEAYFNLGNAYGQLGMDEEKTEALMQAIQIKPDFADAHFNLGVVLHGLGMNKDAINAYKQAIRLKPADAYACLNLGVAYTNLGVVYTESGMYKEAIEAYKQAIKIKPDYASAYYNRGLAYGKLGNYQEAIKDYNKVIELNPEDAVAYYSRGLVYAKLGDSQRAINDYNKAINDYTKAIELNPEDAVAYTMRGSAYSLVGNYQEAIKDFNKAIELNPEYAKAYYNRGLAYSLLGDYQRAINDYKIAARLGYEPAQEFLRSQGIDW
- a CDS encoding DnaJ domain-containing protein, which encodes MRGIKTRHWSIFHSTGELLHKTNNAKAYLYAGIALLWSIALQLGPLIVGIWLVFQGEWLKAILIPIVLYLTIGFYMAFWPFIAVFIFIAGWIKYSFIESLLGTVTFVFIAFILFLGPEWLMLRAFMAAEKAEKLKRRTYVSDDTVFDDTEYKEDLQKEFTSIPDPPDPPETEELALEESTEASIAETKEEITFKRDIISELSEEVVSLKRELAFFEAKYHSQIGILYVNLDGLELSIKEYLKRIELLKTGKVKNLVDLEKTIKEHFRSDYEQIREEKEEAERYTEEYEAVKEKPELDEESEKRLKSLYRELAKKYHPDMAQTPEEKERFHKIMAEINQAYNDKDLEKMEELAMRLKAPERTFFRETLEEEFQRLQNESEKLDEIISRLEEELLSIKGSDTYKFKQRADEASAQDRDLLKEMEDKLMAEIKQKEEDLRKVKQEFKNLAKDLA